One segment of Drosophila mauritiana strain mau12 chromosome 3R, ASM438214v1, whole genome shotgun sequence DNA contains the following:
- the LOC117143942 gene encoding probable mitochondrial import inner membrane translocase subunit Tim17 1 isoform X2 → MAEYGREPCPFRIVEDCGGAFAMGALGGGAFQAIKGFRNAPSGLRYRLSGGLAAVRARSGLVGGNFAVWGATFSAIDCSLVYFRKKEDPWNAIISGATTGGILAARTEYLLFGSLLEVV, encoded by the exons ATGGCGGAGTACGGTCGTGAGCCTTGTCCCTTTCGCATTGTCGAGGATTGTGGTGGAGCCTTCGCAATGGGCGCCTTGGGCGGAGGAGCCTTCCAGGCGATCAAGGGCTTTCGAAACGCTCCCTCCGGCCTGAGATACCGATTGAGCGGTGGATTGGCGGCGGTACGGGCTCGATCCGGCCTGGTGGGCGGTAACTTTGCGGTGTGGGGCGCCACCTTCAGCGCCATCGACTGCTCACTGGTTTACTTCCGGAAGAAGGAGGATCCGTGGAACGCCATAATTAGTGGAGCGACCACCGGGGGCATTCTTGCTGCTAGAACTG aatatttactttttggctCACTGCTGGAGGTAGTTTAG
- the LOC117143942 gene encoding probable mitochondrial import inner membrane translocase subunit Tim17 1 isoform X1 has product MAEYGREPCPFRIVEDCGGAFAMGALGGGAFQAIKGFRNAPSGLRYRLSGGLAAVRARSGLVGGNFAVWGATFSAIDCSLVYFRKKEDPWNAIISGATTGGILAARTGLTSMLSSALVGGALLALIEGVGIVVSHYSADSYRQVSPVERQERYKQELLRQQKDVSPLATTYGEIDSSAL; this is encoded by the exons ATGGCGGAGTACGGTCGTGAGCCTTGTCCCTTTCGCATTGTCGAGGATTGTGGTGGAGCCTTCGCAATGGGCGCCTTGGGCGGAGGAGCCTTCCAGGCGATCAAGGGCTTTCGAAACGCTCCCTCCGGCCTGAGATACCGATTGAGCGGTGGATTGGCGGCGGTACGGGCTCGATCCGGCCTGGTGGGCGGTAACTTTGCGGTGTGGGGCGCCACCTTCAGCGCCATCGACTGCTCACTGGTTTACTTCCGGAAGAAGGAGGATCCGTGGAACGCCATAATTAGTGGAGCGACCACCGGGGGCATTCTTGCTGCTAGAACTG GACTAACCTCCATGCTCAGTAGTGCCTTGGTGGGCGGGGCTCTGTTGGCCCTTATAGAGGGCGTGGGCATTGTGGTGTCCCATTATTCGGCGGATTCCTACCGCCAGGTGTCGCCCGTGGAGCGGCAGGAACGGTACAAGCAGGAGCTTTTACGCCAGCAAAAGGACGTTTCTCCACTCGCTACGACTTATGGAGAG ATCGATTCTTCGGCATTGTAG